ACCTGACCATCACGCGCGCGTTCGACTGGGGCAACCTGGCGCGCTTCTGGGTGCTGGACACACGGCAGTACCGTGACGACCAAGCCTGTGGCGACGGGATGCGCGTGGTGCCCTGCGGCGACTGGGATTCCGGCGAGCGGCGGTTGATGGGTGCGGCGCAGGAGCGCTGGCTCACGGATGGGCTGGGAAGCTCACGTGCACGCTGGCAGGTGCTGGCGCAGCAGATCATGATGGCGCCCTGGGACCGCGCGGTCGGGGCCGACGTGGACCTGAGCATGGACCAGTGGAGCGGGTATCCGCGTGAACGCGACCGGGTGCTGCGCGCGATCGGGGAGCGCGCGAAGAACCGCACGGTGGTGCTGACCGGCGACATCCACTCCAATTGGGTGAACGAACTCTCCGCGGGCTTTGATCGTCCCGGCCGCGACGTCGTGGCGGCCGAGTTCGTCGGCACGTCGATATCCTCAGGCGGGGACGGCGAGGCGCAGTGGCGCGGCGTGCCGGAGTCGATGGGCGAGAATCCCCATCTGAAGTGGCATTCGGCCTGGCGCGGCTACTTCGTCAACGACGTTGCGGCGGACTCGTGGGAGGCCACGTATCGTGAAGTGCCGTATGTGTCGCGGCCCGGTGTGCCGGTGACGACGGCGACGCGTTGGCGGCTGACGCACGGGCAGCCGGGGATTGCGCGGCTCTAGCGACGTCATGCCGCGCCGCTGACGTCCCGGCGGGCGATCGCGTCGCGACTAGCGGCCGTCGGGCCAGCGCAGCCGCGCCGCGTGTGGGGCTGAGAGGCTGCCGAGGTAGAGCCAGCCGTCGTGCTCGAGCGCGTGCGTGAGCATCGGGAAGTGCCCATCGGGATCCTGCAACGACGCGAGCACGCGGCCGGAGTCGTTCACCGCCACGACGTGGCTGTAGTTCACCGGCGCAGGGCGGATCGCATCCGGCAGTCGCCGCACGACCTTACGCAGGAACGGATACGGCGCGAGGCGGTCGACGAGCGCGTTACGCGGTGAGACGAGGGCGATCCAGTACCTGCCGTCCTCACCGCGGGTGATGTTGTCGGGGAACCCCGGCAGGGCATCGATCAGCGTCGTGACCGCCCCGCGGCCCGGACCAAGCCGCTCGACGCGCAGGACGCGGTTGCTGCCGGTCTCGGTGACGAGCACGGCCGAGTCGTCGTGCGTCAGCGCCACGCCGTTGGCGAAGACCAGGCCGCCGAGCAGCACGCGGATGGAATCCGTGCTCGGGTCATACTCGAGCAGGCGGCCATTGCCGCGGTGCTCGAGGATCTCCAGCAGGCTGGCCTCGAGGGCGTGGCCGTGCGAGCTGCCGAACTTGGTCGTGGCGTCCGAGAAGTACACGCGTCCGTCGCGCGCCACGTCCACATAGTCGGCAAGCCCGATCGGCACGCCGTCGGCCTCGGTGGCCACGACGCGCAGGCTGCCGTCCGGCGCGATGGCAATCAGGCCGAGCGCGCCGTCCGCGCACCATAGTGTGCCCGTGCTGTCGAAGGCCATGCCCAGCGGGCGGCCGCCAGTTCGCACCCAGCGCTGCGGTGCCACACCACCGCTGTCGTAGCGGATGATCCAACCATCCGAGGTCCCGGTGTAGAGACGGCCCGATGCGTCCGCGATGATGGCCTCGGGTCCGCTCTCACCGAGCGTTGTCAGCGAATCCGCGCGCGCGAGTACGTCGTTGGTCGCAAAGACGCCGACGTAGCCGGGGCTATCGGGCGCCTCCCATGCCACCGGGGAGACCGGCACGGGCCAGACGAGCAGATAGAGGGCGACGGCGGCCGCGAGCGTGGCGAGCACGAGCGTGCCCTGGACGAGGAGTCTCAGCACGGGGACCGGTGCGAGGGTTCTGTGCGCCGCGCGGGACGGCGTCGCTCAATGGCGGAAAGCACAAGGCCGGGGCTCACCTTCGAAAAGGTAGCCCCGGCCGGTGCCGCGCGGAACGCGACTTACTTGTACGTGATCGGCAGCGTGACGACGGTGCGCACCGCCTTGCCACCGGCCTGCGCCGGACGGAAGCGAATCTCCTCGATCACCGACTTGGCGGCGTCGGCCAGCTCGGGGTTCGTGGACTCGACAACCTTGACCGACGGGCCTTCGACGCGACCGGACTCGTCGACGACGAACTCGAGCTCGACGTTGCCCGTGATGCCCTGGCGCTTGAGCGCGGGCGGATACGAGCGGGCGAGGATGCGGGCGGTCATTTCCTGCGAGGCGAGACGCGGCGGCGTGTCGAGGTCGGACTGCGCGACGATGGCGCCCTGGGCGGTCGCGAGCGACGGCGTGAGGACGGCGGCGAGGGCGATGATGAAGAGACGGAGCGTGCGGAAGGTCATTGTCGTAGGGATTGGGGTGGTCTGGGACTTGAGGAGCAGTGTCGGCAACAGCGAGGAACGCTGAAGCGGAACTGGGCGCGTTATCATTTCGTGACGCGGGGCTCAGGCGGCTCGCCGTCGGTCGACCGTGCCGCTGGCCATCCGGTTCACTTCGGCGACCAACACGGAGGTCTCGCAGGGCTTGGCCAGCACGCTCATCACGCCGGGCTCGGTGATGACCGCGGCATAGCGATCCGCCACGCCGGAGAACACCACGCAGCCCACCTCGGGCGCGAGGTCGCGAAGGCGCTGCAGCAGGTCGGTGCCGGAGATGCCGGGCATATGGAAGTCGGTGACCACGACGTCGATCTCGCCGCGACGCGCCTCGAGCTCCGCGATGGCGCGATGGCCGGAGTCACAGTCATCGACGTGGAAGCCATTGCGTTCGAGCAGCCGTCGGGTCACGTAGCGCACGGCGGGTTCGTCGTCGACCAGCAGGACGCGCAGGCCCGGCGCGTCGTGTGGGGCACGAGTCGCGGGGACGGCGGCGTCGCCGGACGGCGGCTCGGGAATCGCGGGGAAATGGATGCTCACGACGGTACCCTCGCCTGGCTGGCTGTCGAGGGCGATGCGCCCTCCGACGCCCTGCACGATCTCGCGCACCAACCAGAGGCCGAGCCCGGTGCCACGGCGCTCGCCCTTGGTGGTGAAGAACGGTTCGAAGACGCGGGCGCGGACCTCGGCGGGAACGCCCGATCCGTTGTCCCGCACGGAGAGACGGACACGGGGCTCATCGCCGTCGAGCTCGGCGGCGACGGCGACCTCGATGCGTCCGCCCGGACGCGAAGCGTCGCGCGCGTTGAGCACGAGGTTGAGGACCACCTGGTCCAGCATCCCGGGGTCGATGGCCGTGGAGAGCTCGACGGGTTCGGCGTCGACGCGCAGGTCGATGGATGCACCGGCGAGCACGCGCAACGTGGGCTTGAGGCGCTGCAGGTGCGCGCCGACATCCACGAGGCGCATCCGGTTGTCCTCACGGCGTCGCGCGAGTCCCAACAGGTTGCGCGAGAGTCCGGCTGCGCGCGCCACGAGCAGCCGAATCTGCTCGACGTCGTCGCGCGGGGTGAGTCCGAGCGCGGGTTCCTCGAGCAGCACGTCGGCGAAGCCGCCGATGGCCGTGAGGACGTTGTTGAAGTCGTGCGCAACGCCGGCCGCGAGTTGGCCCACGATCTCGAGGCGCTGCGAGTGCTGGAGGCGCTGCTCCATCGCGCGGAGTCGCGTGACGTCCGTGAGCACGCCGACAACGCGGGCGCCGTGGCCCGCCGTGGCCTCGATGACGCGGCCCTGGTCGTGGACCACGGCGTACTCGCCGCTGGCCCGACGGACGCGATAGTCGAGCGACCACTCGCGTGTGCGGCCAGGCAGCGCCGGGCCGATGCGCGAACGGACCACGCCGCGGTCCTCTTCGTGCACCTGCTCCAGCCACCAGGCGAGCCCGCGGGCCGCCGCTTCGTCGGGCGAGTGTCCGAGGATGCGCTCCATCGCGCCGGAGACGTAGGCGCCACTGCCGTCGAGGCCCCGCTCGTAGACGATGACGGGCGCCAGCTCGTCGTGCAGCCGCCAGCCGTTGGTCGCGTCCGAGAGCGCGTCGCCGCGCCCCGCTGCGACCGGCGATCCGGATGGGTCGCCCGGCGGCGCGCTGCCGATACTACTATGGTTGGACGACGCAGCGGCATGCGCGGCAGGTGACATGGTTCCAGGGGTGAGATAGCCTCAGTGTCGGCGCGTCAGGCCAATGGTTAAGTCCGTGTCACCCTTTTGATGCCATCCAAGTCCTCGTCCCCCTCCGCGGCACTGCGCCGCGCTGCCCTGCTGGCTGATCCCCGGCGCCCGGCCGCCCTGGAGGCATTCCGACGCGTGCACGGCATCCCCGGCACGCAGCTCTGCAAGCAGATGGCGGAGCACGGGGCTCTGCTGTTGCGCGCGGATGCGGCCATTGTCGCGCTACGGGACGCTGCTGGCATCACTTGGTGTGGCGCGTATGCGTGTCAGGAACCAACGCAGCGTATCCATCCTGACCGGACACTCGTGGACACCGCACTGCTGGCTGGGGACCCGGTCTTCATCGACGATGCGCAGCAGAGCACGGAAGGCTACGAGGACGTGGAGGCGTTGGGATGGCGTAGTGCGGCGGCCATGCCGTTGATCAGCCACGGTGTCCCGGTTGGTGCCTTGCTCATCGGCCGGGCGTCGGGGCTGCCGTGGGGCCGACGTGAGCCCCGCGCCCTGTCCCAGTGGATGACCTACGAGGCGGTGCTCGGCGAACGACGTGCGGGCCAGCAGGGCGCCGGCACGCGTGAGGGCGGCGACCTCGAGCGCCTGCAGGGCGAGCTGGAGCGCCTGCCACTCCCGATCCTCCTAATGGACGGAGACGGCCGTATCCGATTCGTCAACTCGGCCCTCGCGGCCCTCGCGCAGCGTTCCGTGCAGGACTGCGTCGGCCTGCCAGCGCGCGCGCTCGTGCAGCCGGAACTGGGGGAGTCTGACGCCGGACTCGATGACCTGCGTGCGGGTCGGCGGCACGGCTACAGCGGCAACCGGCGCCTGCGCCACGCCGACGGTTCGGAGACGCGGGTGCGCGTGGTCGTGACCGCGCTGCGCTACGCCGACGCGGGCAAGCACCTGTATCTCAAGCTGGTCGAGGACATCAGTGCCGGTGACCAGGTGGCGCGCGCGTTCCGCCAGCGCGAGGAGACCCTGCGACTCGCCCAGCGTCGCGAGGCGCTCAGCCATCTCGCCGGCGGCCTCGCGCACGAGTTCAACAACGCGCTGGCGGCCATCAGCGGGCTGGCGTCGCTGCTCTCGGAGGACCTACCCGAGGCAGATCCGCGACGTGGCGACGCGGACGAGATCCTGCGCGTGACACTGTCCGCCAGCGACCTCACGCGGCGACTGCTGGACCTCACGGCGGAGCGCATCTCCGAGCGCGCCACGTTCGACCTGCGCGAGGTGTTGCGGGCCTTCACCGCGGTCGCACGTCGCGTGCTGCCCTCCACGATTGACTGGAACCTCGAGCTGCCGCCGGATCGCGTGGCGGTCACGGTGGACCGACCGCAGTTCGAGCAGGCGCTTTTGGGTCTCGTGCTCAATGCCCGCGATGCGATGCCGACTGGCGGGCATCTCACGGTGTCGCTCAGCGTGCTGACGCGTGGCGAGGGCGAGGCCGTGCGTGTGGCGATCACCGACTCGGGTCCCGGAATCCCGGCCTCCTTGATGGATCGGCTGTGGACTCCGTTCTTCACCACGAAGCCGGCCGGCAGCGGCCTCGGCCTCGCCTTCGCGCTGGCCGTCCTGCGTGAGCACGGCGGCGACCTGCTCCTGGAGTCGGCGGCGGACAGCCCCGCGACCTTCGCGATGTACCTGCCCGTCGTGCAGCAGGAGGCGCCGAAGGCCGTCAGCGCGCCTCGCCCGGTCACGCCCGAGGCCAAGGGCGGATGCGTGCTGTTGGTCGAGGACGACGCGACCGTCCGGACCACGACGCAGCGGGTGCTCGCCCGTGCGGGGTTCCGCGTCATTGAGGCCAGCGATGGTCCTGCGGCGCTCAAGCTGTTCGAGCAACATCGCGATGAGATCGATGCCGTGGTCACCGACCTGCAGATGCCGCATATGTCGGGCGGCGAACTGGTCGCCCGGCTGCGGCGCCACCGCGCCAACCTACCCGTGGTCGTGACCTCGGCGCACCCGCCGGAGGAGTCGGACCCCCGGGAACTGCGCGATGAGCACACCTTGCGGCTGCGCAAGCCGTTTACGGTGGCGACCTTGGTCGGGACGCTGCGCGAGGCCCTCGACCGCGGGGACTAGCGCGCCGCCGCGCAACTGTTCACGCGCGCGGATATCGGCAGCCCGCGGAGAAACTTGAGCCCCTTCCCGCCGCCGTAGCGTCACCTCAAGTATTGCCCGCCCCCTCCGACTCTAGCTGGGGAATGAGCCCTCGTTGCCGCGGTCTGGCGCCCAGATCGCCGACGCGGGCCTCCTCCCCCTCACGTGTAGGAGAGTCAGGACCATGCAGTGGTTTGCCAACCTTCGGATCAAGACCAAGCTCACGATCGGGTTCTCCGTCGTCGCCGCGCTCACCGTGCTGTCGGGCGCGGTGGGCAGCTGGGCCATCCGGACGCTCAATCAGGCGGACACCAAGATGTACGAGACCGTCGTGGCGCCGTACGCCGACGTGCTCGGTGTCGCCGAGGGCGTGCAGCGCACCCGTCGTGACGTCCGCATGACCCTGATGGCGGATCCCGGCAGCGAGACGCAGGACGCGCTCGATGGCCTTGAGGAGTCCGCATCGCTGCTGTCGTCGTCGCTGTCGCTGCTGGCACGCGCCGAGCTTGACTCGTCCGTGCAGCAGTCGGTGACGGCCGTGCAGCAGGCGCACGACGCCTGGGCGCCGGTCAAGGACCAGCTGGCCGGACTGATGCGCGACGGCAAGCGCAGCGCCGCCGCCAGCCTTGCCTCCGAGTCGCTCGACGCGGCAGCCGAGGCCCTGGTCTCCGCGCAGAGCGACCTGGTGTTCGCGCTCAGTGGTCGCGGTGACGAGATCGCCCGCGAGAACTCAGTGCTGGCGCGCAACGCGACCATCGCCCTGGCGGCGGTGGTCATTCTCGCCGTGCTACTCGGTGTGCTGCTTGGCTTGGTGATTGCCCGGCAGATCGGCGTCCCGATTGCGAAGGCCGTCGAGGCGTTGGAGGCCGTGGCCTCGGGCGACCTCACGGTGCGCAGTGAGATCGCGGGTTCGGCTGAACTCGGCCGCCTGAGCGATGCGCTCAACCGCGCGACCTCGGCGATGCACGACTCTATGGAACAGATCGACAAGAACGCGCAGGCCCTGGCCGCCGCGTCGGACCAGCTCAGCGCCGTGGCCTCGCAGATGGGCAACAACGCGCATGAGACCTCGTCGCAGGCGGGCGTGGTGTCCTCGGCCGCCGAGGAAGTCTCGCGCAACGTGCAGACCGTGGCCTCGGGCAGCGAGGAGATGGGCGTGTCGATCAAGGAGATCGCCCGCAATGCCGCACAGGCCGCGCAGGTGGCGCTCAGCGCGGTGCAGACCGCCGACCGCACGAACTCGACGGTCACCCAGCTCGGTGTCTCTTCGCAGGAAATCGGCGCCGTGGTGAAGGTGATCACGGGCATCGCCGAGCAGACGAACCTGCTGGCGCTGAACGCGACGATCGAGGCCGCGCGCGCCGGTGAGGCGGGGAAGGGCTTCGCGGTGGTCGCGAACGAGGTGAAGGAACTGGCCAAGGAGACGGCGAAGGCGACGGAAGACATCGCCCGCCGCATCGAGGCCATCCAGGGCGACACGAAGGGCGCGGTGGGTGCGATTGGCGAGATTGCCGGCGTCATCCGTCAGCTGAACGACATCTCCGGCACCATCGCCTCGGCGGTGGAGGAGCAGGCCGCGACCACGAACGAGATCTCGCGCAACGTGGAACAGGCGGCCCGGAGCGCGCACGAGATCGCCGGGAGCATCTCCGGCGTCGCGTCGGCTGCGGAGAGCACCTCGCACGGCGTGCAGGACTCGCAGCAGGCGGCCCGTGAGCTGGCCGCGATGTCGGCGGCGCTGCGCACGCTGGTCTCGCACTTCCGGCTGAGCGGAAGCTCGGCCGATGTGGTGGAGCTGCCCTCTGCCGGTGCTGCGGCGGAGTTTGGCGTAGCCCGCGCCGCATAAGGCTTGGTGGTGCGGCACGGGGTCCCGCGCGAAGGGCGCGCGGGACCCCGTCCGCGTTCCGGGGCGTCCCTATCGGACGCCCGCCGAAAAACTTGAGTGCCCGTCGTTACGCCGTGACGGAGTTCGCCGCCCGGAGCGGTAAAGATTCGGCCCCCACGACCCGACCTTCGAAGGTGAGCCCGTACGACCGGGCCTTTTCCTCATCCCGCCCATTCCCATGGATGACCTGCTTCGCGATT
This window of the Gemmatimonadaceae bacterium genome carries:
- a CDS encoding SMP-30/gluconolactonase/LRE family protein: MLRLLVQGTLVLATLAAAVALYLLVWPVPVSPVAWEAPDSPGYVGVFATNDVLARADSLTTLGESGPEAIIADASGRLYTGTSDGWIIRYDSGGVAPQRWVRTGGRPLGMAFDSTGTLWCADGALGLIAIAPDGSLRVVATEADGVPIGLADYVDVARDGRVYFSDATTKFGSSHGHALEASLLEILEHRGNGRLLEYDPSTDSIRVLLGGLVFANGVALTHDDSAVLVTETGSNRVLRVERLGPGRGAVTTLIDALPGFPDNITRGEDGRYWIALVSPRNALVDRLAPYPFLRKVVRRLPDAIRPAPVNYSHVVAVNDSGRVLASLQDPDGHFPMLTHALEHDGWLYLGSLSAPHAARLRWPDGR
- a CDS encoding energy transducer TonB, encoding MTFRTLRLFIIALAAVLTPSLATAQGAIVAQSDLDTPPRLASQEMTARILARSYPPALKRQGITGNVELEFVVDESGRVEGPSVKVVESTNPELADAAKSVIEEIRFRPAQAGGKAVRTVVTLPITYK
- a CDS encoding response regulator; amino-acid sequence: MSPAAHAAASSNHSSIGSAPPGDPSGSPVAAGRGDALSDATNGWRLHDELAPVIVYERGLDGSGAYVSGAMERILGHSPDEAAARGLAWWLEQVHEEDRGVVRSRIGPALPGRTREWSLDYRVRRASGEYAVVHDQGRVIEATAGHGARVVGVLTDVTRLRAMEQRLQHSQRLEIVGQLAAGVAHDFNNVLTAIGGFADVLLEEPALGLTPRDDVEQIRLLVARAAGLSRNLLGLARRREDNRMRLVDVGAHLQRLKPTLRVLAGASIDLRVDAEPVELSTAIDPGMLDQVVLNLVLNARDASRPGGRIEVAVAAELDGDEPRVRLSVRDNGSGVPAEVRARVFEPFFTTKGERRGTGLGLWLVREIVQGVGGRIALDSQPGEGTVVSIHFPAIPEPPSGDAAVPATRAPHDAPGLRVLLVDDEPAVRYVTRRLLERNGFHVDDCDSGHRAIAELEARRGEIDVVVTDFHMPGISGTDLLQRLRDLAPEVGCVVFSGVADRYAAVITEPGVMSVLAKPCETSVLVAEVNRMASGTVDRRRAA
- a CDS encoding response regulator, which codes for MPSKSSSPSAALRRAALLADPRRPAALEAFRRVHGIPGTQLCKQMAEHGALLLRADAAIVALRDAAGITWCGAYACQEPTQRIHPDRTLVDTALLAGDPVFIDDAQQSTEGYEDVEALGWRSAAAMPLISHGVPVGALLIGRASGLPWGRREPRALSQWMTYEAVLGERRAGQQGAGTREGGDLERLQGELERLPLPILLMDGDGRIRFVNSALAALAQRSVQDCVGLPARALVQPELGESDAGLDDLRAGRRHGYSGNRRLRHADGSETRVRVVVTALRYADAGKHLYLKLVEDISAGDQVARAFRQREETLRLAQRREALSHLAGGLAHEFNNALAAISGLASLLSEDLPEADPRRGDADEILRVTLSASDLTRRLLDLTAERISERATFDLREVLRAFTAVARRVLPSTIDWNLELPPDRVAVTVDRPQFEQALLGLVLNARDAMPTGGHLTVSLSVLTRGEGEAVRVAITDSGPGIPASLMDRLWTPFFTTKPAGSGLGLAFALAVLREHGGDLLLESAADSPATFAMYLPVVQQEAPKAVSAPRPVTPEAKGGCVLLVEDDATVRTTTQRVLARAGFRVIEASDGPAALKLFEQHRDEIDAVVTDLQMPHMSGGELVARLRRHRANLPVVVTSAHPPEESDPRELRDEHTLRLRKPFTVATLVGTLREALDRGD
- a CDS encoding methyl-accepting chemotaxis protein, coding for MQWFANLRIKTKLTIGFSVVAALTVLSGAVGSWAIRTLNQADTKMYETVVAPYADVLGVAEGVQRTRRDVRMTLMADPGSETQDALDGLEESASLLSSSLSLLARAELDSSVQQSVTAVQQAHDAWAPVKDQLAGLMRDGKRSAAASLASESLDAAAEALVSAQSDLVFALSGRGDEIARENSVLARNATIALAAVVILAVLLGVLLGLVIARQIGVPIAKAVEALEAVASGDLTVRSEIAGSAELGRLSDALNRATSAMHDSMEQIDKNAQALAAASDQLSAVASQMGNNAHETSSQAGVVSSAAEEVSRNVQTVASGSEEMGVSIKEIARNAAQAAQVALSAVQTADRTNSTVTQLGVSSQEIGAVVKVITGIAEQTNLLALNATIEAARAGEAGKGFAVVANEVKELAKETAKATEDIARRIEAIQGDTKGAVGAIGEIAGVIRQLNDISGTIASAVEEQAATTNEISRNVEQAARSAHEIAGSISGVASAAESTSHGVQDSQQAARELAAMSAALRTLVSHFRLSGSSADVVELPSAGAAAEFGVARAA